One genomic segment of Anaerolineae bacterium includes these proteins:
- a CDS encoding nodulation protein NfeD — protein MVLEVRGVIDPVVAQYVERGIHTAGQSNASLIVIQLDTPGGLDTAMRKIVQAILNSDVPVAVFVAPSGARAASAGLFITMAAHIAAMAPGTNIGAAHPVDISQGEIPSTLQDKVTNDAVAYIQAIAQQRGRNAKWAEEAVRKSVSLAAQQALEKGVVDLLARDLNDLLNQLDGRKVKVNGEEMTLQIEASPVERYPMTWLEVILHGIVDPNIAYILLSLGTIALIAEFYNPGSLLPGVTGIISLILAFVALGSLPVNWGGIALIVLAFIFFIADVKVSGVALSVAGVISFVLGSLLLFSPFTASPPVMPKLSVSPWLLAGMTVLIVAFFGLAVTAGLRAQKSAVLMGPHALIGKTGIAVSDLAPLGIVQVQSETWTAVAVDGLIRSGEAVEVVSSDGLRLQVQRSQQEQE, from the coding sequence ATGGTGCTCGAGGTGCGTGGCGTGATTGATCCAGTGGTCGCCCAATACGTCGAGCGCGGCATTCATACCGCCGGCCAGTCCAACGCCAGCCTGATTGTTATCCAACTGGATACGCCAGGCGGCCTCGACACCGCTATGCGGAAGATCGTGCAGGCGATCCTGAACTCGGATGTGCCTGTAGCGGTATTCGTTGCCCCCTCGGGTGCGCGGGCTGCCTCGGCCGGCCTCTTCATCACCATGGCTGCCCACATCGCTGCAATGGCCCCTGGCACCAATATCGGCGCGGCCCATCCGGTGGACATCAGCCAGGGCGAGATCCCATCTACCTTGCAGGATAAGGTGACCAACGACGCGGTGGCTTACATTCAGGCCATCGCTCAACAGCGTGGCCGCAACGCCAAGTGGGCTGAGGAGGCGGTGCGGAAAAGCGTCTCACTGGCTGCCCAGCAGGCTCTGGAAAAAGGAGTGGTAGATCTGCTGGCACGGGATTTGAACGATCTGCTCAACCAGCTAGATGGACGCAAGGTAAAGGTGAATGGGGAGGAGATGACGTTACAGATCGAGGCGAGCCCGGTGGAGCGATATCCAATGACCTGGCTGGAGGTGATCCTCCATGGCATCGTAGATCCCAACATCGCCTACATCCTGCTCTCGCTGGGCACCATCGCCCTCATCGCCGAGTTCTACAACCCCGGCTCCCTCCTCCCTGGCGTGACAGGGATCATCTCCCTCATCTTAGCCTTCGTCGCCCTGGGCAGCTTACCGGTGAACTGGGGTGGCATCGCCCTGATCGTGCTCGCCTTCATTTTTTTCATCGCCGACGTCAAAGTCTCCGGGGTCGCGTTGAGCGTCGCTGGCGTCATCAGCTTTGTGTTAGGCTCGCTGTTGCTCTTCAGTCCGTTCACTGCCTCCCCACCGGTCATGCCGAAGTTATCAGTTAGCCCCTGGCTGTTGGCAGGCATGACAGTGCTCATCGTCGCCTTCTTCGGCCTTGCGGTGACCGCGGGGCTGCGCGCCCAGAAGAGCGCCGTGCTGATGGGCCCACACGCCTTGATCGGCAAGACCGGCATTGCTGTCTCCGATCTTGCCCCTCTGGGGATCGTCCAGGTACAGAGCGAGACGTGGACGGCCGTAGCCGTGGACGGCTTGATCAGGAGCGGTGAGGCCGTCGAGGTGGTCAGCAGCGATGGCCTACGCCTGCAAGTGCAGCGATCCCAGCAAGAACAGGAGTGA
- a CDS encoding (Fe-S)-binding protein, which yields MSEVPFSLGNYLPGEAPDLAGLEKCTHCGLCLNQCPTYRVLGVEMDSPRGRIYQMKAVAQGRIEITLEFALHINRCLDCRACVTACPAGVPYGSLVEKARGQIERALPRPRWQRWARQLIFAHLFPYPERLRLVAAILRLYQRSGASQIFRWLGRRRLVPQALVHAESQAPTMPRRFFTLEEAPHTPAHGPQRARVALFVGCIMPLAYADTVRATIRVLARNGCAVDVPRDQRCCGALHIHAGERELARRLARQNMAAFANAEVVIVNAAGCGAALKEYPELFEDPVERARAQAFTAKVKDVTEFLAALPLVPPAGRIAARVTYQDACHLAHAQGIRSQPRQLLRGIKGLELIEMRDADRCCGSAGIYNLIHPELSQKVLAEKLEAIRAVQPDFVVSANPGCILQIEAGLRGAGDGIRVIHIVDLLDRAYTDEDRWR from the coding sequence ATGTCTGAAGTTCCCTTTTCTCTGGGTAACTATTTGCCCGGGGAAGCTCCTGACCTGGCCGGATTAGAGAAATGCACGCATTGCGGGCTGTGCCTGAACCAATGCCCGACCTACCGCGTGCTCGGCGTGGAGATGGATTCGCCGCGCGGGCGGATTTACCAGATGAAGGCGGTAGCTCAAGGACGAATCGAGATCACCCTCGAGTTCGCCCTGCACATCAACCGGTGCCTGGATTGCCGGGCATGTGTCACCGCCTGTCCAGCGGGCGTGCCCTACGGTAGTTTGGTGGAAAAAGCGCGCGGGCAAATCGAGCGCGCGCTGCCACGCCCGCGCTGGCAACGATGGGCGCGCCAGTTGATCTTCGCTCATCTATTCCCATATCCAGAGCGACTACGACTGGTGGCAGCCATATTGCGGCTGTACCAGCGCAGCGGGGCGTCTCAGATCTTTCGTTGGTTGGGACGGCGCAGGTTGGTGCCCCAAGCCTTGGTACACGCCGAGAGCCAGGCTCCCACGATGCCGCGTCGCTTCTTCACGTTGGAGGAAGCGCCGCACACGCCGGCCCACGGACCCCAGCGAGCGCGCGTGGCCCTGTTCGTTGGCTGCATCATGCCACTGGCCTATGCTGACACGGTGCGGGCGACGATTCGCGTGCTTGCCCGCAATGGCTGCGCAGTGGATGTGCCGCGCGATCAGCGATGCTGCGGTGCACTTCACATCCACGCCGGCGAGCGCGAGCTGGCTCGCCGACTAGCCCGTCAGAACATGGCTGCCTTCGCTAACGCCGAGGTGGTCATTGTCAACGCCGCAGGGTGCGGCGCAGCCCTAAAGGAATACCCCGAGCTGTTCGAAGACCCAGTGGAGCGCGCGCGGGCACAGGCCTTCACGGCCAAGGTGAAAGACGTGACCGAGTTCCTGGCTGCATTGCCGTTGGTGCCGCCGGCCGGACGGATCGCCGCGCGGGTGACATACCAGGACGCCTGTCACCTGGCACACGCGCAGGGGATCCGCAGCCAGCCTCGACAGCTCCTGCGCGGGATCAAAGGCCTGGAGCTGATTGAGATGCGAGACGCCGACCGATGTTGTGGGAGCGCTGGCATCTACAACCTAATTCACCCGGAGCTCTCTCAGAAGGTGTTAGCCGAGAAGTTAGAGGCCATCCGTGCCGTCCAGCCCGACTTTGTGGTAAGCGCCAACCCGGGCTGTATACTGCAGATTGAGGCTGGCTTGCGAGGCGCGGGGGATGGCATTCGCGTGATCCACATCGTAGACTTACTGGACAGGGCTTACACGGACGAGGACAGATGGCGTTGA
- a CDS encoding SPFH/Band 7/PHB domain protein: MQETLGLLIPILIVVILLVPLLYLAIKIVREYQRLVVFRLGRCIGQKGPGLVFLIPLIDRPVWVDLREVYLEVPKQTCITKDNAPIDIDFLIYWKVVDPVASVIQVGNFAGASQGIATTTLRAVIGDIMLDDVLAKREQINQVLRVKLDEVTERWGVKVTTVEIREILPPREVQTAMNRQLAAERDRRAMVTEADGKREAAIKVAEGERQATILRAEGDRQAAILRAEGFALALEKIYSVARTIDDKTMSLQYLDALRAIGTGPATKFVLPMEFTTLLRPFVAHAGQAVGGDREEKSP, translated from the coding sequence ATGCAAGAGACCCTCGGCCTTTTAATCCCTATCCTCATCGTAGTGATCCTGCTGGTCCCGTTGCTATACTTAGCCATCAAGATCGTGCGCGAGTATCAGCGGCTGGTGGTGTTCCGGCTTGGCCGTTGCATTGGTCAGAAGGGGCCAGGCCTGGTGTTCCTGATCCCGCTCATTGATCGTCCAGTATGGGTGGACTTGCGCGAGGTGTACCTAGAGGTCCCTAAGCAGACCTGCATCACTAAGGACAACGCGCCGATTGACATTGACTTCCTGATCTACTGGAAAGTGGTGGACCCGGTGGCCAGCGTGATCCAGGTGGGCAACTTCGCAGGAGCGTCCCAAGGTATCGCCACCACCACGCTGCGCGCGGTCATCGGCGATATCATGCTGGATGACGTGCTGGCCAAGCGCGAGCAGATCAACCAGGTGCTACGGGTGAAGCTGGACGAGGTGACCGAACGCTGGGGCGTCAAGGTGACTACGGTCGAGATCCGGGAGATCTTGCCGCCGCGTGAGGTCCAGACGGCGATGAACCGGCAGCTCGCCGCCGAGCGCGATCGCCGCGCCATGGTGACCGAGGCCGACGGCAAACGGGAGGCTGCGATTAAGGTCGCCGAAGGGGAGCGACAAGCCACCATCCTGCGCGCCGAGGGAGATCGCCAGGCGGCGATCCTGCGTGCAGAGGGGTTTGCCCTGGCGCTGGAAAAGATCTACAGCGTGGCGCGCACGATAGACGACAAGACGATGAGCCTGCAATATCTGGATGCGCTACGGGCGATCGGCACCGGCCCTGCTACCAAGTTTGTCCTGCCTATGGAGTTCACTACGCTATTGCGGCCGTTTGTGGCCCACGCGGGCCAGGCTGTTGGGGGAGATCGCGAGGAGAAAAGCCCGTAA